The window AAATTCCAGGGTTATGCAGCCAACCGCCATCCAGTAGTAAAATTCTTCCATCAGTTCCTCAGCCAGCCGGTCTCCCTTCCTGGACAGCAGTTCCAGCCTTATCCCATCAACAGGAGCCTCCTTTGGCTGTTTTTTCATATTGTATTTCTGTGCCTGCTTTTCCAGGGTATAATCACTCCAGGAAAGAAGGGCTCCGTCCTGAAAGCCTCCCATGGGAAAGTTCCCGAATTCTCCCCGGTTCATGGTCACTCCCTTGTCCAGCATTCCCCGTTCGATCACCGCTCCCCCGATACCGGTCCCGCAGATCACAAACACAACATTTTGATATTCCTTTGCCACCCCTTTCCAACGTTCCCCCATGGCAGCGCAGTTGGCATCATTGGCCATGGTCACAGGGAGCCCGCCAAACCGTTCCTCCAGAATCGTCTTCAAAGGGATGTGATGCAGATACTCTACAGCACTGATGCCCTTTATTACCCCTTCCCTGCTGTGCACCTCTCCCGGAAAGCTGAAGGCCAGACCGTCAAGGGCATATTCCCTGACAGCCTTTTCGAATATATCTCCGGTCACTTTCAAAAATTCCTTCACATCTGTTTTCGGCGTAGGCACCGAATCTGTGAAAGAAAAGTTTCCCTCCTCATCGGAAACGCCGTATTTAACCGCTGTTCCGCCTACATCAAACACCAATTTCACTCTGATTCCCCCTGACATTTATAAATATAAGCCGTATTCTCCGGTATCAGCAGCTTTACCTGCTCCCGGGCCTTTACAATTTCACCTGTTAAAAGATTCACAAATTCTGTTTTATTTCCCAACCCATGAAGCGTCACTTCTTCAGCCTTTTCATTAAAATTAATGATCAGAACTGCCCTGCTCCCCTCTGACCGGATGCAGGCCACATGCACCTTGCTTCCCTTATTTACGGTGAACAGAGAATCATGCCGTCCGGTGATCACCTCCATCACCAGCTGCTCCACCTGGGGGATGTTCTGTTTTTTCAGCTCCGCTCCTATAAAAGAATTGAAATACAGTGTGCAGCCCTTTCCATAGGGATGAAGCACCACGGCAGGACTTCCGTCTTCCATGGTTCCAAGGATCCGGGTATCCTCATCCACCTCTAAACGCTGTTCCATGAAATTACATGGAATTCTCTCTTTTAAAGGATTTATTTTTTCCACGTCACTTGGTTTCTTAATGGAAAAGGAGTGACCGGAATCCACATCCACTTCCCGCAGTCCGAAGAGCCTGCTTAAATGCTTTCCCGGGATCCCTTCTGCAGGCACTTCCCCGTATTCATTGACACTTCCCATTCTGCCATCAGAGATGAGGATTCCTCCTCGTTCTACGTATGAGGTAAGCTTTTCTGCCATGTCCCCGCTGATGCTTAAGGCGGAAGGCAGCACCAAACCCAAGGCCTCCTCCCCTTCCAGATCCTCAATATCCGTAAATTCCGGATTTAAGCCCCTGTTCCAGAAAAGACGGTACCAGCCTTCCACATCCTCACTCCAAAAGCTGTTGTTCCATTTTAAAAACGCATCAAAATAAAGTCTGGAAGAATAGGAAACAGCTATCTTTACAGCAGGAGCTTCCACCTGGAAGCTGTCAAACAAATCTCCATTTTCCCGAATCAGGTTCATCAGCTCTTTCACCCGTGCCCCACGTTCATTGGGGGTCCCATCCATTCTGGTAAGCCCCCGTCCCGTGGACTGGTACCCGTGTAAGAACGGCCTCCAGCGCCACAGCTGCATCCCATTGGCACCAGTGAAGATACACATAAGAATCCAGTTGTACAATTCCTGGGGTGTTACCTCGGAGCCTGGGGTCAGCACGGACTGGGTGTGAGTCTGCAACTCATTGACCATATACGGTTTTCCGGCTTTTTTTGCCGCTCCTGCGGGAACAGAATAATACATGGACATAGTCCAGGGCGTATTGCGGTAATTTCTTCCCCAGCTCTTAGGGTAAAAGGTTGAGCCGTACACATCCGGGATCTTTGCCGTGGCAAATTCATCGTTGTTGCGAAGGGTCACATCCCCTGACAGGATCTGTGCGCTGGTTCCATCAATGATGATCGGATGGCTTGTATCGTATTTCCTTGCGGTTTCATACAGGAAACTGCAGATCTGGGTCAAAGTCACGCTCCGGAACCTTTCATATTCCAGATCCGGCATGATGCTGCTCCAGATACTGTAAGGCGATCTTCTTCTTTTGGGAGAAATCTGCCCAAAGCTCTCATATCTTCTATGCCACACCCGGTTCAAATGTCCGATGGTGCCGTATTTTTCCTCCAGCCATTCCTGATACTTTTGTATGGTATAAGGGTCGTCGCTTCTAAAATGGGCTTCATTAAACACGTCGTAGCCGTATACAGCCCTGTGATCCCGTAATGACGTGATCGCTTCCCGGAAATACCGGTCCATATAATCCCGGACCACCGGATGATTTAAGTTCGCCCAGAAGCAATTTTCATTGATATGCTCTCCTCTTTCATCACAGACCAGCATATCCTCGGTCAAGGCACTGTCCGGCATAAATTCCTGAGCCTGATTCTGTCCAAAGAGCTGTAAAATAGCCTTCATTCCCAGGCTTTCGCACTCATCGAGCACCTGTCTGGTCTGAGTGAATATCCACTGATGGCTGTCCTGTGCAAGCCATGGATTGCACACCGGCCAGAGAGTAACCAGGTTAAAGCCGCAGTCTTTCATATAAGCCAAATCTCTCCTGATCTCCTCCTGTGTATAATCCTGCTCAATAATGTAGACTGCCCCAAATAAAAATCGATCCATGATGTCCTCCTTATTCATCCTTTTTTTATAGAATATCTTCCATTATAAAAGCCATGGAAAATCTATAAACCTGATATTCTACATTAAGGTTTCATATTCTACACGATCATGTTCCGGTAAGAGGTAGGCGTATATCCGGTATATTTCTTGAAAATAAAGGCAAAGTACTTGTAATCGCTGAATCCGCATTCCTCTGCAATGGTATAAATTTTTGTTTCCGGCTCCTTTTCCATCCGCTTTTTTGCCATCTCAATGCGGAACTTGTTTAACCAGTCAGTAAAATTCTCTCCTGTCTCCTCTTTAAAAATCTTGCTGAAATAGTTTGGCGTCACATAAACAGCCTTTGCCACCTCCGCCACCTGCAGGCTTTCTGAAAAATGGTCCTGGGCATAAGCAATTCCATTTGTTACGATCCCCTTGTATTTGCTGCTTCGCCGTTCTTCCACCGCCCGGAGCACGGAGCCATAGATATCCTTCAGCCACATTTCCAAATCTTCCGCAGTTTCATATTTGGATATTTCTTCATAATAATAGTAATTTCGGCCCAGAACCTGCTCAGGAGTCAGCTGGAAACGCTGGATCTCCCGCATGGCCATCAGCACCAGGTACATACAAAGCTGTTCCACGGCTTTTCGTCCCACCGCCTGTTCCATGACATATTTTTGAAAGATCTCTTCCAGCATATCATAAATCTTCCGCCTGTCCAGAAGTGTGACAGCATTTTTTAATTCTGCCTCTTCCTCTGACGTGATGAATATCTTTTCCCCGCGAAGATTTCCCTGGGATTCTTCCCTGGTGATGACCTGGCTGCTGCCCTGCTTCATCCGCTCTTCCAGGGCTTCATCAGCATTCTGGTATGAGAGCTTTAAATCTCCCCATTCTGACACCAGCTTACCGATTCCAACGGAAAGAGACAGTCCATAATGCTTTCTTAAATAAAACTGCACCTCCCTGGCGCTTCTTGCCACCTCCCTGGTGTCTTCCCCTGAACATAAGAGAATCATCAGCCTGGCCTCGCCTTCATCGCAGACACAGACCTTTCCCAGCCGTCCCGCAAGCTCTTCCGTCACATTGGACAGGGCGTACTTAAGCAAATCTGCTTCCCTTTCCCCGTTGGCAAGAAGCTGGAAATAATAGTCAATGCAAAAAATAAGGATCCGGAACCTTTTTTCCTCTAAAGGAACGCCGAGATAACCGGCCCGTTCCAAAAATCTTTTTTTCTCCGTCCTTCCCCACATAAAATCATGGATGCAACGGCTGCGCATCAGAGGCAGATTCTCTTTGAGCAGGACCGCTCTCTGGCTGCGGCTTTCAAACTCTCTGCTCTCCCTGCTGATCTCTTTTACCAGCCTTTGAATCAGCCCGGTCAGTTCCTCTGTGTTAATGGGCTTTAAAAGATAGTCCGCCGCCCCCACCCTCACCGCATGGCGGGTATATTCAAAATCATTGTACCCGGTAAGAAATACGATCCGGGTCTTTGGCAATTTCTTACGCAATTCCTCAGTAAATTTGATTCCATCCACAATGGGCATCCGGATATCCGTGATCACAATATCCGGCTTTTCCACCATGGCCCTGGCCAGGCCATCCCGTCCATTTCCCACAGTGCCGACTACCATAATCCCCAAACTCTCCCAATCAATGATGGTCATCATCCCTTCCCGGATGATGGGCTCATCATCTACTATCATCAGTCGGATCATATTCCTTCTCCCCTTTTTCGAAACGGCTGAACAACTTCAACTGCCAATCCCTTGCTTCCTCTTTCCCGGAAACGGATTCCATAAGCGGCTCCAAAGCACAGCTTTACCCTTTCATGTACATTGAATAAAGCCATTCCCCGCAGGCCATCCACTTCTCCCTCCAAAAGCCGGTTCAATTCTTCCACATCGGCGCCTTTTCCTTCATCCTCCACAGACAGAACCAGATCTTCCCCTTGTCTCTCCGCTCTGATCCGGATCATTCCGGAATGCTCCTGCTCCCCCATTCCGTGGACAATGGCATTTTCCACAAGAGGCTGCAGGACAAACCGCACGGTCTCGCATTCCTCTGTTCCAGGCTCCATGATTATGTCAAATTCAATGGTATCCGTATACCTGCACCCCTGAATCTTGATATAATTTTGTATGTGTTCCGTCTCCTCTGCCACTGTGGTGGTTTTACTTGTATCCTTCACAGAAGTGCGGAACAGCTTGGACAATGCCTCAATGAGGCCGCAGGTTTCAAATGCCTGCTCCATCCGGCTCATCCAGCAGATGGTATCCAGGGTATTATAAAGAAAATGAGGGTTAATGTATGCCTGCATGGCACGGATCTGGGCATCTTTTTCCCGGATTTCCGCCCTGTATACCCGGTTTACCAGTTCATCTAAGCGAAGGGTCATCCGGTTAAAGGCCATGGATAAGACGGATATTTCCCTGTAACCATTTTCCGGCAGCTTCCTTTTAAAATCATCCTCTTCCAGATTCCCCATGGAGGACTCTAAATCTCCCAGGGGCTTTATCACAAACCGGGACAGGAAAAAGCCCATGATCCCGCAGAGGATCACTGCCAAAATGCCTGTGGAAATCAGAAGCTGGCGTACCACTGACGCATCATCCTCCACCTGGAGGGGAGAAATCTTCTTTATCACATACCAGCCCGGATACTTCACCCTGGCATAGACCAGGTCACCATCATGGTTTTCAGAGGATTCCAGTTTCAAGCCCGGAAATCTTCTGGCGATCTCCCAGCCTTCCGTTTCCTGCTCCGTAGAAATCCGGATGATTCCGTCTTCCACACAGTAGTAGGCCTCACCCTCTGACAGCTGATCAGAAAGCAGCCGCTTAAGCACACTCTTTTTTATATAGATTTTCTGAAACCCAATGGTTGTGCCAATGTCATTGATGTCATTAATACTTCTTGCATATCCGTACAGCTCTTCCTGGTTGCTCCCCCAATCAGGGCTGACTTTCACATCTGTTAAAAAAACAGCATGGCCGTTCTCCTTCAGCAGCTTTTCCTGCAGTTCTTTGCTGATTCCGTCGGTGATGGAGGTGGAGCTGTACCTTTTTCCGTCCATGCGGACAAAATCCACTGCATAAACATACTCCTCATAGCAAAGCTGGTTCCTGACGTATCGGTCCAGATCATAGGCAGCGCTTTCCACCTCTTCTTCCCCATCGGCAAGGAGGAAATTTCTCACCCGTTCATTCTGGAAAAAGGAAAGAGAATTGTTCCCCACGTTTCTCATGATGCCTTCCATATTGGCGGCGATCTGAGTCGTATTGTTCTGATTCAGTGTGGTCGCATTTTCCGTAATGATCTTCCGGTACTGGCCGTAGGAAATCACCCCCAGAATCGTGGTAGGAATCAGGATCAGTACCAGGACCATGGCAAATATGGCCATCTGCAAGCTTCCAAATATATTTTTAAACCTAGTCTTCATACCTGCTCCTTTTGCAAACATATTCCTTCGGCTCATGGCCTGTGCAAACAAGTTTAGACAAGCCATGATCTGGCTTGCCTAAACATTCCTCCAACGTTATTACCCCTTCACCGCCCCTGCAGTCATGCCTTTCATAATTTGATTATAAAACAGTAAGTACATAATTACAACCGGTAAGGTAGAAACCACCAGCGCCGCCAGCATCAGAGGATAATTGACCGTGTAGCTTCCCACAAAATTGGTCAGACCGATGGGCATTGTTTTCAGTGCATTGCTTCTTATCAGCACCAGTGCCAGAGGAAATTCATTCCATGTATGCAGGAAGGTTAAAATGGCGCAGGTGGATAAAACCGGCTTGCACATGGGCATAACGATCCGGAACATGGTGTTTAAAAAAGAGCTTCCGTCTATGCAGGCGGCCTCCTCCACTTCAATGGGCACGCTTTCCACGGAGCTTTCCACCAGAAATACCCCCGTGGGCAGAGCAAATGCTATGTAGGGAAGGATCAGCGTAAATTTCCTGTTCAGCAATCCCAGAGTTTTAAACTCCACAAAAATAGGAATCAGCAGGGCATAGATGGGAATGAGCATGCCGGAAAGGAACATATAATAAATAAAGGTTCTTCCCTTAAAGCGGAATCTGGAAAGACAGTAGCCTGTAACAAAGGAAATCACCAGCACCACAACTAAGGCTGACAGGGTATTGAACATGCTGTTCATAAAATAGGAGCCGATCCTGCCCTCGGTGATCGCCTTGGCGTAATTTCCAAACTCCGGTCTGGCAGGAAGGCTTAATATGTCCAGGGAAAACTCCTTATCCGTTTTCAGGGAAGAATAAATCATCCAGATGATCGGGAATATACAGGTGACGGAAAACAGCGTCACAAACGCATTTGCCATAACCGCCTGAACCATGCTGTAAATCTTTTTCATCAAGACTCCTCCTTTCTTCTTCCAACCAGCCTGCTGAGCAAAATCAGTCCTAAACTCAGAATCAGGATTCCAATAGCCGCCGTACTGCCGTAGCCGTAACGCATGCGGTTCATGGAAACATTATACGCATACAGGGCTACTACCTCCGAGCTGGTCCCAGGACCCCCGCCTGTCATTACAAAAATCTGGTCAAAGGTCTTCATATTACCGGATATGCAAAGCATAATGGTCACCATCAGCGTGTTTTTGATGAGAGGCACTACAATGTACTTAGACTTTTTCCATCCGGTAGCCCCGTCTAATTCCGCAACCTCCAGAACGCTCTGGTCGATGCCCTGGATCGCTGCCAGCAGAATGATCAAGTAGTATCCGATAAACTGCCAGACCTTTGGAATCGCCAGGGAGCCGATCACAATATCCGGATCATCCAGCCACAGCTGTATGAAATTTCCAAGTCCCGCAGCACGCATCATGGTATTCACAATGCCGTATTGGGAGTTGTACATGATCCTCCATAAAAATCCCACCACAACAGCCGATAATACTACCGGGAAAAAGATAACCGTCCTATGGAAATTTTTAAATTTTAAAATCCTGGACTGGAGAAGCATGGCAATGAGAAAGGCAATCCCGATCTGCCCCAGTACCGTCCAGAAGATAAAGGTCAGGTTATTTTTAAATGCGCTCCAAAATGCCCTGTCCTGTACCAGCTCCACATAATTCTGAACCCCGACAAACCGTTTCACCGGACCTCCATCCCAGTCAAAGAAGCTGTTATAAACTGCCACAAACAATGGTGCGATGCAGCAGAGTATAAAGACAGCCAGTCCAGGAGCAAGCAAACCATAGATCACTATGTTTTTGGGTCTTAATGCCTTACTCATTTCCTGTCACTCACTTTCCGCTGTTTTCATATTCCGTCTGGATCCGCTGAGCCAGCTCCTCAGGGGAAACCCTGCCGATCAGCAATTCCTGTAGCCCGCTTTGCATCACATCGATCACGCCTGAATTCAGCTGATGATCATAAACAGGAATAAATGGTCTGTCCTTTGCAAATACATCAAACTTTGCAGCTACGGTCTTTTCGATCTTAACTTCTTCTCCCGGCTTCACAGCAGTCAAAGTTCCTTCTTCAATGGCAGCCGTACCGTATTCCGGCCCTGTCATTGCCTTTAAGATCTCAATGACTACCGCCTTTTTCTCTTCCGGAATCTTGGAATTTACCGCCAGAGCCCAGCCGGCGCCTCCGGTGATTGTCTCAGGATTGCCCTTTCCTCCGTCTACCATGGGAAGAGCCGCCATTTCCGTTACATTTTTCACTTCTTCCGGGCAGTTCTCATCAAAGTTCGCAATGGCCCAGCTGCCGTCAATGGTAATAGCCGCTTTTCCATTCATATATAACTGTCTCTGCTGGGCGCCGTCAATGCTGTTTACATCTTCATTAAATGCCCCGGCTTCGGCCAGATCACTTAAAGCCTGTAAGGACTGCACAAACTCCGGATCTGTAAACTTCGCTCCGCTGCGGTCACGAATGCTCTGATACCACTCGTCTCCCGTACACCGGTTGCCCAGGGTGCTCATGATAACGGATTCCGCATTCCATTTCTCCTTATTTCCAAGTACGATAGGCGTCACCCCGATTTCCTTAAGTTTTGGAACGATCTCCAAGAGCTCAGACCATGTTTTCGGAAACTCCTGGACCCCTGCCTGTTTCAATAAGTCCGTATTGTAAAATACACAGGTATTTGTCACCTGAAACGGTACAGCATAGATGTTCTCTCCAATTGTAAAGTTGGAAAATACTCCCTCCTTAAAATTATCCTTCCATGCCGGATCACCGTTTAAAGCCTCATTTAAAGAATATACTTTCCCATTTTCCACAAATGACTCCGCCATCTGCCCCTTGATCATAAAGATGTCAGGCAGTTCTTCCCCTGCGGCCAGGGTCTGCACCTTTGTTGCCAGATCAGCGTTGGAAACCGATTCTTCATCAATGGTCACATTGGGATGCTCTGCTAAGTACTTATCCAGCAACGGCTTCATCGCCTTTGTGACCCCTTCCCCTGGTATAAAAAAATCCAGCATGGAAATCTCCACTTTCTGACCTGCTGCCTCCGGCGCTTTCTGCCCGCACCCTGTCAATGTAACCCCCATGATCCCGGCACAGGCCAGGCTGGCCAGCCGCATCCAAATTTTGTTTCTCATAAGAATGATCCTCCTTTTCACTTAGAACCTGTTTCGTTCACTTATGGAGATTATAACAAGCCCCCGGAAATGTTTTAAGGGGACGTATCTATTAAAAAGTTTGAAATTCTACACATTCAGGGTTCCAAAGCGGAGCGTTTTTATTTTACCGGAAAGTCCAGAGAACCTTCCTGTAAAATAAAAAACAGGGGTGCCGCTGAATCAATGCCATTAAGTTTTAACCTAACGGCATTGATTCAGCAACACCCTCTTACTATAAGTACTCTTATTATCTGCTGAATAAAAACTTCATATACCTGATGAATACATAGACCACCAGACAGACTGCAATCACGGTTTCAACAAGGACCACTGCCGGTAAAAATCCCACGGCATATCCCATCTTTCCCAGGAACGCCGTTGACATCTTCATTGCAATGGCGCTGATCACCACCGGAAATGTAAAAGCCGCGTAGCTTGGATAAAAAGGCAGGACAAGGAATCTTGGCAGACGGATCAGCACGGCCACATATAATACACAGGCTAATACCATGAGCAGAAGAACCATTGTCATTGATTTTGTTTCGGCGGACTGAAGGTATCCAGCCAGACAAAGGCTCACCGGAGCCGTATAGATACAAAACAGCGGCCTTGCCGGTTCTGCGATGTCCCTGTGTTTTACGTACCGGACCGTCACAAGAACAAGTAATATCAGGCACGAGATCAAGCCAAACCAGAAAATGACCATTCCCAGCTTTGTTTGCCCAAAGGCAGGAGCCGTTACGCTGGCCGTTACAATTCCCACATAAACAATATAATAGCTGGCAAATACGGCTTTCATATTCAGCTTATAAAGAAAACGCGCGGTAAAATACACGATGAGAAGAACGTGCAGGGCAATGCCAAAATACCAGATACAGACCGCACCGCCGCCGATAAAAGGCTTGGCATAGGCTGACAGAAGAATCACCGCCATGGAAAAGGTCCCGGATACGCTTGCCATCACCGGGTTTTTCATATCTTCCTTTACCATATCAAAATGAAAAATGCATTTACACAAAAACAAAATTGCCAATATAGCGGAGATGCTTCCGCATACCAGACGGATGGATTCTGAATAGGTTTGAAGGAGATTTCCCAGGGCAGCAAACCCAAGAGAAAGCCCTGCCATTGGAACCGGAATTTTTTTAATCATTGCATCCCTCCGCAGGCACCAGTTCATCGGTATTGGTAAGACCGTACTCCCGCACCACGATCTCAGCCACCTTTTTGGCTACCAGTCCTGTAAAATGAATGCACTGTTCCTTGTGCTCCCCTTTTCCCATATCAAACTCTTTGGTCAGGATCCGGCAGCATAAGGCATTCTTCCCGTTGTTTTCCTTAAACCAGTCATGAAGCTCCTTTGACACTTCTAAATTCTTCTCTACCTTAGGATCTCCCTGCTTTGTCCGTCCAAAGAATATGCCA of the Lacrimispora indolis DSM 755 genome contains:
- a CDS encoding carbohydrate ABC transporter permease codes for the protein MSKALRPKNIVIYGLLAPGLAVFILCCIAPLFVAVYNSFFDWDGGPVKRFVGVQNYVELVQDRAFWSAFKNNLTFIFWTVLGQIGIAFLIAMLLQSRILKFKNFHRTVIFFPVVLSAVVVGFLWRIMYNSQYGIVNTMMRAAGLGNFIQLWLDDPDIVIGSLAIPKVWQFIGYYLIILLAAIQGIDQSVLEVAELDGATGWKKSKYIVVPLIKNTLMVTIMLCISGNMKTFDQIFVMTGGGPGTSSEVVALYAYNVSMNRMRYGYGSTAAIGILILSLGLILLSRLVGRRKEES
- a CDS encoding ROK family protein; the encoded protein is MKLVFDVGGTAVKYGVSDEEGNFSFTDSVPTPKTDVKEFLKVTGDIFEKAVREYALDGLAFSFPGEVHSREGVIKGISAVEYLHHIPLKTILEERFGGLPVTMANDANCAAMGERWKGVAKEYQNVVFVICGTGIGGAVIERGMLDKGVTMNRGEFGNFPMGGFQDGALLSWSDYTLEKQAQKYNMKKQPKEAPVDGIRLELLSRKGDRLAEELMEEFYYWMAVGCITLEFAFDPELIALGGGISSNPGIIDRIRKKVVSLLDGQRQGYLMPRITACANGSRANLYGALYYHLYGETIELNGITEQNHCGLMLRKVIAH
- a CDS encoding extracellular solute-binding protein — encoded protein: MRNKIWMRLASLACAGIMGVTLTGCGQKAPEAAGQKVEISMLDFFIPGEGVTKAMKPLLDKYLAEHPNVTIDEESVSNADLATKVQTLAAGEELPDIFMIKGQMAESFVENGKVYSLNEALNGDPAWKDNFKEGVFSNFTIGENIYAVPFQVTNTCVFYNTDLLKQAGVQEFPKTWSELLEIVPKLKEIGVTPIVLGNKEKWNAESVIMSTLGNRCTGDEWYQSIRDRSGAKFTDPEFVQSLQALSDLAEAGAFNEDVNSIDGAQQRQLYMNGKAAITIDGSWAIANFDENCPEEVKNVTEMAALPMVDGGKGNPETITGGAGWALAVNSKIPEEKKAVVIEILKAMTGPEYGTAAIEEGTLTAVKPGEEVKIEKTVAAKFDVFAKDRPFIPVYDHQLNSGVIDVMQSGLQELLIGRVSPEELAQRIQTEYENSGK
- a CDS encoding beta-galactosidase, translating into MDRFLFGAVYIIEQDYTQEEIRRDLAYMKDCGFNLVTLWPVCNPWLAQDSHQWIFTQTRQVLDECESLGMKAILQLFGQNQAQEFMPDSALTEDMLVCDERGEHINENCFWANLNHPVVRDYMDRYFREAITSLRDHRAVYGYDVFNEAHFRSDDPYTIQKYQEWLEEKYGTIGHLNRVWHRRYESFGQISPKRRRSPYSIWSSIMPDLEYERFRSVTLTQICSFLYETARKYDTSHPIIIDGTSAQILSGDVTLRNNDEFATAKIPDVYGSTFYPKSWGRNYRNTPWTMSMYYSVPAGAAKKAGKPYMVNELQTHTQSVLTPGSEVTPQELYNWILMCIFTGANGMQLWRWRPFLHGYQSTGRGLTRMDGTPNERGARVKELMNLIRENGDLFDSFQVEAPAVKIAVSYSSRLYFDAFLKWNNSFWSEDVEGWYRLFWNRGLNPEFTDIEDLEGEEALGLVLPSALSISGDMAEKLTSYVERGGILISDGRMGSVNEYGEVPAEGIPGKHLSRLFGLREVDVDSGHSFSIKKPSDVEKINPLKERIPCNFMEQRLEVDEDTRILGTMEDGSPAVVLHPYGKGCTLYFNSFIGAELKKQNIPQVEQLVMEVITGRHDSLFTVNKGSKVHVACIRSEGSRAVLIINFNEKAEEVTLHGLGNKTEFVNLLTGEIVKAREQVKLLIPENTAYIYKCQGESE
- a CDS encoding C-GCAxxG-C-C family protein, giving the protein MNVKQAVSIKKIGDDAEDLFRGGFFCSEAVVSSMRSNFELDIPEEVIAMASGFPVGIGRSKCLCGAVSGGVMALGIFFGRTKQGDPKVEKNLEVSKELHDWFKENNGKNALCCRILTKEFDMGKGEHKEQCIHFTGLVAKKVAEIVVREYGLTNTDELVPAEGCND
- a CDS encoding TDT family transporter, which translates into the protein MIKKIPVPMAGLSLGFAALGNLLQTYSESIRLVCGSISAILAILFLCKCIFHFDMVKEDMKNPVMASVSGTFSMAVILLSAYAKPFIGGGAVCIWYFGIALHVLLIVYFTARFLYKLNMKAVFASYYIVYVGIVTASVTAPAFGQTKLGMVIFWFGLISCLILLVLVTVRYVKHRDIAEPARPLFCIYTAPVSLCLAGYLQSAETKSMTMVLLLMVLACVLYVAVLIRLPRFLVLPFYPSYAAFTFPVVISAIAMKMSTAFLGKMGYAVGFLPAVVLVETVIAVCLVVYVFIRYMKFLFSR
- a CDS encoding carbohydrate ABC transporter permease — protein: MKKIYSMVQAVMANAFVTLFSVTCIFPIIWMIYSSLKTDKEFSLDILSLPARPEFGNYAKAITEGRIGSYFMNSMFNTLSALVVVLVISFVTGYCLSRFRFKGRTFIYYMFLSGMLIPIYALLIPIFVEFKTLGLLNRKFTLILPYIAFALPTGVFLVESSVESVPIEVEEAACIDGSSFLNTMFRIVMPMCKPVLSTCAILTFLHTWNEFPLALVLIRSNALKTMPIGLTNFVGSYTVNYPLMLAALVVSTLPVVIMYLLFYNQIMKGMTAGAVKG
- a CDS encoding response regulator, producing MIRLMIVDDEPIIREGMMTIIDWESLGIMVVGTVGNGRDGLARAMVEKPDIVITDIRMPIVDGIKFTEELRKKLPKTRIVFLTGYNDFEYTRHAVRVGAADYLLKPINTEELTGLIQRLVKEISRESREFESRSQRAVLLKENLPLMRSRCIHDFMWGRTEKKRFLERAGYLGVPLEEKRFRILIFCIDYYFQLLANGEREADLLKYALSNVTEELAGRLGKVCVCDEGEARLMILLCSGEDTREVARSAREVQFYLRKHYGLSLSVGIGKLVSEWGDLKLSYQNADEALEERMKQGSSQVITREESQGNLRGEKIFITSEEEAELKNAVTLLDRRKIYDMLEEIFQKYVMEQAVGRKAVEQLCMYLVLMAMREIQRFQLTPEQVLGRNYYYYEEISKYETAEDLEMWLKDIYGSVLRAVEERRSSKYKGIVTNGIAYAQDHFSESLQVAEVAKAVYVTPNYFSKIFKEETGENFTDWLNKFRIEMAKKRMEKEPETKIYTIAEECGFSDYKYFAFIFKKYTGYTPTSYRNMIV
- a CDS encoding cache domain-containing sensor histidine kinase produces the protein MKTRFKNIFGSLQMAIFAMVLVLILIPTTILGVISYGQYRKIITENATTLNQNNTTQIAANMEGIMRNVGNNSLSFFQNERVRNFLLADGEEEVESAAYDLDRYVRNQLCYEEYVYAVDFVRMDGKRYSSTSITDGISKELQEKLLKENGHAVFLTDVKVSPDWGSNQEELYGYARSINDINDIGTTIGFQKIYIKKSVLKRLLSDQLSEGEAYYCVEDGIIRISTEQETEGWEIARRFPGLKLESSENHDGDLVYARVKYPGWYVIKKISPLQVEDDASVVRQLLISTGILAVILCGIMGFFLSRFVIKPLGDLESSMGNLEEDDFKRKLPENGYREISVLSMAFNRMTLRLDELVNRVYRAEIREKDAQIRAMQAYINPHFLYNTLDTICWMSRMEQAFETCGLIEALSKLFRTSVKDTSKTTTVAEETEHIQNYIKIQGCRYTDTIEFDIIMEPGTEECETVRFVLQPLVENAIVHGMGEQEHSGMIRIRAERQGEDLVLSVEDEGKGADVEELNRLLEGEVDGLRGMALFNVHERVKLCFGAAYGIRFRERGSKGLAVEVVQPFRKRGEGI